The Mucilaginibacter rubeus genomic interval TTGCGCGTGTGCAGAAAAAGCGGCAACAGCCAATAAAAGTGTTATAAAAAACCGGGTATATTTAATCATTATGCTTTTGTATAGCTGCGTTTAATCCTTTTAAAACCAAATATGGTTCAATTTTTATGTAGCGGGCAAAGATGCTATTTTTCAATAGAGTATCAAAAAAAATGCTGTCGCCCCCGCTTAGTATAATGTTCAGTTGCTCCCCGCCGGTTTTATAACTTTCAATAAAACCGGTAAGCTCATATTTTATTCCGTTTTGTACTCCCGAACGGATGGCGGTTGTTGTATTATTACCGTATGCTGTATCAAAATCAGCGTCGGCCTCAATAAGCGGCAAACCTGCCGTATAATGATTCAAAGCCTTATAACGCATATTTAAGCCCGGCGATATACTCCCGCCAAAATAATTCCCTTCGGCATCAACACCATCATAAGTAATGGCCGTACCGCCGGTTATTACCAGGCTGTTTTGCCCCGGGAACATGTGATATGCGCCTATAACAGCCGCCAGCCTATCGGGCCCAAGGGTTTCGGGGGTTAAATAATGGTTATTTATTCCGCTGGTCATTACTGTATTAAACTGAATCAGCGGGATTTTTTGCCCCAGTACGACCTGCCAGGCTTCTTTACTTTTTTTTACCGATGATACAATTGCCTTAACAGGGTTGTATTTGCTAAGTAAAACATCAAGAGCCGGCTCGTCAATGGTTTCATATTGGTTCGCCTCGAGCATTACATCCAGTTTAAAAACCGCGATTTTTATGAGGGTATTACCAATATCGATAACCAAACTGGTCATCAGGCCCTAACTATTGATAATATTGATTCAAAAATAGCTAAACCATCCTCGTTGGCTAACAAACCATCGGCAGCACGCTCAGGGTGCGGCATTAAGCCAAACACATTCCTGGTTAGGTTG includes:
- a CDS encoding type III pantothenate kinase; this translates as MTSLVIDIGNTLIKIAVFKLDVMLEANQYETIDEPALDVLLSKYNPVKAIVSSVKKSKEAWQVVLGQKIPLIQFNTVMTSGINNHYLTPETLGPDRLAAVIGAYHMFPGQNSLVITGGTAITYDGVDAEGNYFGGSISPGLNMRYKALNHYTAGLPLIEADADFDTAYGNNTTTAIRSGVQNGIKYELTGFIESYKTGGEQLNIILSGGDSIFFDTLLKNSIFARYIKIEPYLVLKGLNAAIQKHND